In Symmachiella dynata, the following are encoded in one genomic region:
- a CDS encoding HD domain-containing protein encodes MIRDFTSESLSHDPLHGYIPFIAKSGLPTGEVAEQEIIDHPWVQRLRQIHQLQTARWVFPSAEHTRFPHSLGAMHLASQTMERWYVSLLESCPETPSAGYVHSLVRMAALLHDVGHGPFGHFFDDHFLSQFSLTHEDLGVAVIEQEFAELLKKIRRSPFGALGDDEQLDPAHVAWLIRRPRPDHPQDTDRPLWLRHLRSLFSGIYTVDNMDFVLRDSYMSGYNTRAFDISRLIHYSFFTPAGLTIHPRGLPTLINFIEVRANLFRTIYFHRAVRGLDVALEEIFTESMQQLFPANPLDDLDRYRRFTEFSLMVDVERWGDAADVDLRRLGESWRLLFRRDVAWKVAAERIRYFHAGLSERMTIFSEPEVLLRRVREKMPPESRDANLKIDVARHYHRPSTRLPTGGQNYLFNPATGESRALADSQLFAEVPLSSAVCRIYANDRRHHAAVEAALNTVLGDAGDALTNM; translated from the coding sequence GTGATACGCGATTTTACCAGCGAAAGCCTCTCCCACGACCCTCTGCACGGGTACATTCCCTTCATCGCCAAATCCGGTTTGCCGACCGGCGAAGTCGCCGAGCAAGAGATCATCGACCACCCGTGGGTGCAGCGGTTGCGACAGATTCATCAATTGCAGACCGCGCGTTGGGTGTTTCCCTCCGCCGAACACACCCGATTCCCGCACTCCTTGGGAGCCATGCACCTCGCATCGCAAACAATGGAGCGCTGGTATGTTTCGTTACTCGAATCTTGCCCGGAAACGCCTTCGGCCGGATATGTTCACAGTTTGGTCCGTATGGCGGCTCTGTTGCACGATGTGGGACATGGGCCGTTCGGGCATTTCTTCGACGACCATTTTCTGTCACAGTTTTCGCTGACCCACGAAGATTTGGGTGTGGCGGTGATTGAACAGGAATTCGCCGAATTGCTCAAAAAGATCCGCCGCAGCCCGTTCGGTGCATTGGGCGATGATGAACAACTCGATCCGGCGCACGTTGCCTGGCTCATTCGCCGCCCCCGCCCCGATCACCCGCAAGACACCGACCGCCCTTTGTGGTTGCGACATTTACGAAGTCTGTTCAGCGGCATTTACACGGTCGACAACATGGATTTTGTGCTCCGCGACAGTTACATGTCCGGCTACAACACGCGGGCCTTTGATATCTCGCGATTGATTCACTACAGCTTTTTCACTCCCGCCGGCCTGACCATCCATCCGCGGGGATTGCCGACGTTGATCAATTTTATCGAAGTCCGCGCGAATCTGTTTCGCACGATCTATTTTCATCGTGCAGTCCGCGGACTCGACGTCGCGCTGGAAGAGATCTTTACGGAAAGTATGCAGCAACTCTTCCCGGCCAATCCGCTGGATGATCTGGACCGCTACCGGCGGTTTACGGAGTTTTCACTGATGGTCGATGTCGAACGTTGGGGAGACGCCGCGGATGTGGACCTGCGGCGGTTGGGGGAAAGTTGGCGGCTGCTCTTCCGGCGAGATGTGGCTTGGAAGGTTGCAGCGGAACGAATTCGTTATTTTCACGCGGGGCTGTCGGAACGGATGACGATTTTTTCCGAACCGGAGGTGTTGTTGCGCCGTGTGCGTGAAAAAATGCCGCCCGAGTCGCGCGACGCCAACCTGAAAATCGACGTCGCTCGTCACTACCATCGGCCGAGCACTCGCTTGCCCACCGGTGGACAAAATTATCTCTTCAATCCCGCAACGGGCGAATCGCGTGCATTGGCCGACTCGCAATTATTTGCCGAAGTCCCGCTCAGTTCAGCGGTGTGCCGTATCTACGCCAATGATCGTCGGCACCACGCCGCTGTCGAGGCCGCTCTGAATACCGTACTCGGCGATGCCGGCGACGCGCTCACCAATATGTGA
- a CDS encoding TrkH family potassium uptake protein, with translation MSTEIPPPNIPLAVARQRIRRSSRVLAAERVMQVVGVVSIVLHRSSRQWESMTDLPLGIATLVIMSVFAVGLGLRYYWAVSHKSFVAENRVSLGVVGLWLLGVLITLVFGGGSEGRFGTINNISEAAIFLRTGVGFVILVRWISSGGRNPAFILVASFLVLVAVGTILLMLPRARAEVGQGGAPFHVALFTATSASCVTGLILVDTGTYWSATGQTIILCLFQIGGLGIMTCGSLFALVSARRMQVRETAFLADMLETENTGALRKLMTSIVLFTATAELIGAASLWGLWPELPWYERAFHSLFHSVSAFCNAGFALMPDSFSSMQTRWQIWAAVPALIIVGGLGFAAMADLGRVFRWRITNRTRAGSVNVPHGRMRLGNTSWLVGVTTLGLLAWGTCGFYLLESGALMQDLTVGEQASASWFQSVTFRTAGFNTVDLADLQPGTKFFGIMMMFVGASPGSTGGGIKTVSFALSILAVIALLRGREQIELRGRTIPQSIVKRSLMIVAMGIFCVLTTTLLIVVIENQPEYFLDHLFEATSAFATVGVSTIDTSSLRIPSQFVIILTMFVGRVGPLTLIVGLAGSGDNGRYSYPEERVLLG, from the coding sequence ATGTCTACGGAAATCCCTCCTCCAAACATCCCCCTGGCCGTCGCTCGTCAACGCATCCGTCGCTCCTCACGCGTGCTGGCTGCCGAACGCGTGATGCAGGTTGTGGGGGTTGTCTCCATCGTATTGCACCGCAGTTCACGCCAGTGGGAATCGATGACCGATCTTCCGCTGGGAATTGCGACGTTGGTGATCATGTCGGTTTTTGCAGTCGGTTTGGGTTTGCGGTACTACTGGGCCGTGAGCCATAAGTCCTTCGTTGCAGAAAACCGCGTGTCACTCGGCGTCGTTGGATTGTGGTTGTTGGGTGTTCTCATCACATTGGTTTTCGGTGGTGGCAGTGAGGGACGCTTTGGCACGATCAACAATATCAGCGAAGCGGCAATTTTTCTGAGGACGGGCGTCGGTTTTGTGATCCTGGTCCGTTGGATCTCTTCAGGCGGACGTAACCCCGCATTTATTTTGGTCGCCTCGTTTCTCGTGCTCGTGGCAGTGGGGACGATCCTATTGATGCTACCCCGCGCTCGCGCTGAGGTCGGACAGGGGGGCGCGCCGTTTCATGTGGCGTTGTTCACAGCGACCAGCGCCAGTTGCGTGACCGGTTTAATTCTTGTCGACACCGGCACCTATTGGAGCGCGACCGGTCAAACCATCATTCTCTGTTTGTTCCAAATCGGCGGGCTGGGGATCATGACTTGCGGGTCGCTGTTCGCGCTGGTTTCGGCGCGGCGCATGCAAGTCCGTGAAACCGCTTTTTTGGCTGATATGCTGGAAACGGAAAACACCGGCGCGCTGCGCAAGTTGATGACTTCCATTGTGCTGTTTACCGCGACAGCGGAATTGATTGGAGCGGCCTCCTTGTGGGGACTTTGGCCCGAACTGCCTTGGTATGAACGGGCGTTCCACTCGCTGTTTCATTCCGTCAGCGCCTTTTGTAATGCTGGCTTTGCCTTGATGCCGGATAGTTTTTCCAGCATGCAAACCCGTTGGCAGATCTGGGCCGCGGTTCCGGCATTGATCATCGTGGGGGGCCTGGGTTTTGCAGCGATGGCCGATTTGGGACGCGTCTTTCGTTGGCGAATAACGAACCGGACCCGCGCCGGCAGCGTGAATGTGCCGCACGGGCGGATGCGATTGGGGAATACTTCTTGGTTAGTGGGCGTAACAACCTTGGGGTTATTGGCCTGGGGAACGTGCGGGTTTTATCTGTTAGAATCCGGCGCTTTGATGCAGGATTTGACCGTGGGCGAACAGGCTTCCGCTTCCTGGTTTCAATCTGTCACCTTCCGCACGGCTGGATTCAATACGGTCGACCTGGCTGATCTGCAACCGGGAACCAAATTCTTTGGGATCATGATGATGTTCGTGGGAGCATCCCCCGGTTCCACTGGTGGCGGAATCAAAACGGTTTCGTTCGCGCTCAGTATCTTAGCGGTGATTGCGCTGCTGCGTGGTCGCGAACAAATTGAATTGCGGGGACGTACCATTCCGCAGTCGATCGTGAAACGCTCATTGATGATCGTGGCGATGGGAATTTTTTGCGTGCTGACAACCACGCTGTTGATTGTGGTGATCGAAAACCAGCCGGAGTATTTTTTGGATCATCTCTTCGAAGCGACCAGCGCCTTTGCCACGGTCGGGGTCTCGACCATCGACACCTCGTCGCTACGAATCCCCTCGCAATTCGTGATCATTTTAACGATGTTCGTGGGGCGAGTCGGGCCGTTGACGTTGATCGTGGGACTGGCCGGTAGTGGAGACAATGGCCGATACTCCTATCCCGAAGAGCGGGTCTTGCTCGGTTGA
- a CDS encoding leucine-rich repeat domain-containing protein, whose amino-acid sequence MKLKRHHKWIACLACLLCAQVAYSAGKMWWISRQHAALFAEIRDSGGVIDVVARGRMWPWHLGPAVQVQLNRTAADDRLVQRIADIADLEELELNETQITDVALRHLTPCRRLYILRLDDTAITDAGAADLGRMTQLKSLYLIGTRITDTGVSELAGLIHLRDLDLSRTAITDSSLVHLKLMSKLIDLELNDTAITDRGLQHLTQLPQLKDLDLNGTLVGDAGITEIRDLKNLEELELSGTAVTDAGLVALHGFPVLDELELADTQISDAGVRHLHACRRLENLNLSQTAITPTAEKALQAALPRLRIQR is encoded by the coding sequence ATGAAATTGAAACGTCATCATAAATGGATCGCCTGTCTGGCCTGTTTGCTGTGCGCTCAGGTTGCCTATTCGGCGGGCAAGATGTGGTGGATATCTCGCCAACACGCAGCGTTGTTTGCCGAGATCCGCGATAGTGGTGGGGTGATCGACGTCGTGGCGCGGGGCCGAATGTGGCCTTGGCATCTGGGACCGGCCGTACAGGTGCAGCTCAATCGTACTGCTGCTGATGATCGACTGGTGCAACGGATCGCCGACATTGCGGACTTGGAAGAATTAGAACTCAATGAAACGCAGATCACCGACGTCGCACTGCGGCACCTCACCCCCTGTCGGCGGTTGTATATTTTGCGTCTCGACGACACTGCAATCACAGATGCCGGCGCCGCCGACCTGGGGCGGATGACTCAACTCAAAAGTCTGTATTTGATTGGCACACGCATCACCGATACGGGCGTTTCGGAATTGGCTGGGCTGATCCATTTGCGCGACCTGGATCTATCGCGGACGGCGATTACTGATTCTAGTTTGGTGCACCTCAAGTTGATGAGCAAGCTGATTGATTTGGAATTGAACGACACGGCGATCACCGATCGCGGTCTACAGCATTTGACCCAACTCCCACAGCTCAAGGATCTGGATCTCAATGGCACGCTGGTGGGGGATGCGGGGATCACCGAAATCCGCGATTTGAAAAATCTAGAGGAACTGGAATTGTCCGGGACCGCTGTCACCGATGCCGGATTGGTTGCGTTGCACGGATTTCCTGTGTTGGACGAATTGGAATTGGCCGACACTCAAATCAGCGACGCAGGCGTGCGACACCTGCATGCTTGTCGACGATTGGAAAATTTGAATTTGTCGCAGACCGCTATCACCCCGACGGCAGAAAAAGCACTGCAGGCGGCGCTGCCGCGCTTGCGGATTCAGCGCTGA
- the rfbC gene encoding dTDP-4-dehydrorhamnose 3,5-epimerase has translation MEFRETALSGMYLILPRVFEDPRGFFMETYHQAKFAAAGIPADFVQDNHSRSGRGTLRGLHYQIQHAQGKLVRCVRGEIYDVGVDLRRDSPTFGQSVGEILSEENKRQLYVPPGFAHGFCVVSEIAEVTYKCTDLYHPEYERSLLWNDPQLGLEWPIKDPTLSPKDEAGILLADAECYESSSDL, from the coding sequence ATGGAATTTCGCGAAACAGCACTATCCGGTATGTATTTGATTCTCCCCCGGGTCTTTGAAGATCCACGCGGGTTTTTCATGGAAACCTACCATCAAGCAAAATTTGCCGCCGCGGGGATTCCAGCAGATTTTGTGCAGGACAATCATTCCCGCTCGGGCCGGGGTACTTTGCGTGGTCTGCATTATCAAATTCAACATGCCCAGGGAAAATTGGTCCGCTGCGTTCGCGGCGAAATCTATGACGTCGGCGTCGACCTCCGCCGCGATTCGCCAACGTTTGGACAATCGGTGGGCGAAATCCTCAGCGAAGAGAATAAACGACAACTGTACGTCCCTCCCGGATTTGCCCACGGATTTTGTGTCGTCAGCGAGATCGCCGAAGTCACCTACAAATGCACCGATCTGTATCATCCAGAATACGAACGCAGCCTGCTGTGGAACGACCCACAACTTGGCCTCGAATGGCCAATCAAGGACCCCACCCTCTCCCCCAAAGACGAAGCCGGCATTCTCTTAGCCGATGCGGAATGTTACGAGTCGAGCAGTGATCTGTGA
- a CDS encoding sugar phosphate isomerase/epimerase family protein translates to MKYGAHVFLWQDRYDDSALLRMLDDAEAWGLSFLEVAIGDDIHFNASKLGDEADMRGLELVFSPGGAWPMECDISLANASDPHPAVQWHRRAIEQAGRAGAVAYTGAIYGHPGAVRKQRPDEDEPKRIAESLNILAEDAADAGVQLVLEPMSHFRTHVANTPQQVNLLISLADHENLFSLFDTYHLVTEVTDFAAAFEEMRPHLWGLHACENNRGAPGTGLLPWQSLFSAMNAANWQGYIGFESYNSTWRDGDFALERGMFHNVCPDAESFIRHSKSFVEAGLSGVD, encoded by the coding sequence ATGAAATACGGCGCCCACGTCTTCCTCTGGCAAGACCGATACGATGACAGCGCGTTATTGCGCATGCTCGATGATGCGGAAGCGTGGGGACTCTCTTTTCTCGAGGTCGCCATCGGTGATGACATTCACTTTAACGCCAGCAAGCTTGGTGACGAAGCGGATATGCGAGGGTTGGAATTGGTGTTCAGCCCGGGTGGGGCGTGGCCGATGGAGTGCGACATCTCCTTGGCAAATGCCAGTGATCCGCACCCGGCTGTGCAATGGCATCGACGCGCCATCGAGCAAGCGGGGCGTGCCGGAGCAGTTGCTTATACTGGCGCCATCTATGGTCATCCTGGTGCCGTCCGAAAGCAGCGTCCTGATGAGGATGAACCCAAACGGATAGCCGAGTCCCTCAACATACTCGCTGAAGATGCCGCTGATGCCGGCGTGCAGCTTGTCTTAGAGCCGATGAGCCACTTCCGCACTCACGTGGCCAATACGCCGCAACAGGTCAATCTTTTGATCTCACTGGCGGACCATGAAAACCTCTTCAGCCTGTTCGACACGTACCATCTGGTCACCGAAGTGACCGACTTTGCCGCCGCATTCGAGGAAATGCGTCCGCACCTGTGGGGACTGCATGCTTGCGAAAACAATCGCGGCGCCCCGGGAACCGGTTTGCTTCCTTGGCAATCGTTATTTTCCGCGATGAATGCCGCCAACTGGCAAGGCTACATCGGGTTTGAAAGCTACAACTCGACTTGGCGCGACGGCGACTTCGCTTTGGAGCGGGGGATGTTTCACAACGTCTGCCCTGATGCGGAATCGTTCATTCGGCACTCGAAGTCGTTTGTCGAAGCGGGATTGTCTGGCGTAGATTAG
- a CDS encoding DUF2617 family protein, with amino-acid sequence MDVDFARPDVARLVFRLFSRELHPELINVYASAAIKSNDYEAKLQICDAGHVITFCRNGQMLCEVMTGREHPLPKRRRILSHGVQGHRCESLQLADGVNYHVSFQLEKLEPDVFLHFHEELLADCSKADLAHRFDAAGRLAPTPLSFMETEATADHLIVHAFHTFPDNYGVVKTQSMFELR; translated from the coding sequence ATGGACGTTGATTTTGCTCGGCCCGATGTGGCACGGTTGGTGTTTCGGCTATTCAGCCGCGAACTCCATCCCGAGTTGATCAATGTCTATGCCTCGGCAGCGATCAAAAGCAACGACTACGAAGCGAAATTGCAGATCTGCGACGCTGGCCACGTGATCACATTTTGCCGCAACGGACAGATGCTCTGTGAGGTGATGACCGGTCGGGAGCACCCGCTGCCCAAACGGCGACGGATTCTGTCGCATGGAGTGCAAGGGCATCGCTGCGAAAGCCTGCAGCTCGCCGATGGCGTGAACTATCACGTCAGTTTCCAGTTGGAGAAATTGGAGCCGGACGTCTTCCTGCATTTTCACGAGGAACTGCTAGCGGATTGCTCAAAGGCCGATTTGGCCCACCGTTTCGACGCGGCCGGCCGCTTAGCGCCGACGCCGCTGAGTTTCATGGAAACCGAAGCAACCGCCGACCATTTGATCGTCCACGCTTTTCACACCTTCCCCGACAATTACGGCGTCGTTAAAACGCAATCCATGTTTGAATTGCGCTAA
- a CDS encoding thioredoxin family protein, with product MPKPSRNRRACILTWMALVVVTISVEAALAGKFNKVLDVDAPAPDFSDLRGTDGKTHKLADYKEHDILVLFFTDNHCPASRLYAPRLTALLKEFADDPVALVAINVSDDSLESMRTHAAKHKWPFDYLSDPTQQVGRNYGAVRTPQFFVLDRKRQVAYMGALDNHDDPDKVTKQSLRDAIRALLSGKRPASGETLQRGCKIEYAEKTSP from the coding sequence GTGCCTAAACCTTCGAGAAACCGCCGCGCTTGCATCCTGACCTGGATGGCACTGGTCGTGGTCACGATCAGTGTGGAGGCTGCGTTGGCAGGTAAATTTAATAAGGTTCTCGACGTCGATGCCCCCGCACCCGATTTTTCGGACCTGCGGGGGACCGATGGCAAGACGCACAAACTGGCCGATTACAAAGAGCACGATATCCTCGTGCTCTTTTTTACAGACAATCATTGCCCCGCCTCACGGCTCTACGCCCCGCGACTGACGGCACTGCTCAAGGAATTCGCAGACGATCCAGTCGCGCTGGTCGCCATCAATGTCTCTGACGATTCGTTGGAGTCGATGCGCACGCATGCGGCGAAACACAAATGGCCGTTTGATTATCTCAGCGACCCGACCCAACAAGTCGGACGCAACTACGGAGCCGTGCGAACGCCGCAATTCTTCGTCCTCGACCGCAAACGCCAAGTCGCCTATATGGGGGCGTTGGACAATCACGACGATCCCGACAAGGTGACGAAACAGTCACTCCGCGATGCCATCCGCGCACTGCTGTCGGGAAAGCGTCCTGCGTCTGGTGAGACATTACAACGCGGTTGCAAGATTGAATACGCCGAAAAAACGAGCCCTTGA
- a CDS encoding peroxiredoxin, whose amino-acid sequence MSNFCKRLSVIACAVAACCVVAGAAHAAKDKEKPVKLKVGDKAPEFTSVDDKGKEWKSTDHVGKKILVVYFYPADLTGGCTKQACGFRDDMEKLNSKDVEVVGVSGDSAENHQLFKKVHMLNFTLLADEKGEVAKAFGVPLRKGGDFKFEFEGKEQVLTRGVTASRWTFVIDQDGKIVHKDTSVKAPKDSKTVMEVVAKLQKP is encoded by the coding sequence ATGTCGAACTTCTGCAAACGGCTTTCGGTGATTGCATGCGCGGTAGCGGCCTGCTGTGTGGTGGCGGGAGCGGCACATGCCGCTAAAGACAAAGAAAAGCCTGTGAAATTGAAAGTCGGTGACAAAGCGCCCGAATTCACCAGTGTGGATGACAAAGGCAAAGAGTGGAAATCGACCGATCATGTTGGCAAAAAAATTCTGGTCGTCTATTTTTACCCAGCCGATCTCACCGGCGGTTGCACGAAACAGGCCTGTGGATTCCGCGATGACATGGAGAAGTTGAATAGCAAAGACGTTGAAGTCGTCGGCGTGAGTGGCGACTCTGCGGAGAACCACCAACTCTTCAAAAAAGTGCACATGTTAAATTTCACGCTTCTGGCCGATGAAAAAGGCGAGGTGGCAAAGGCCTTCGGTGTCCCGCTCAGAAAAGGGGGCGACTTCAAGTTTGAATTTGAAGGCAAAGAGCAAGTCCTGACGCGCGGCGTGACTGCCAGTCGCTGGACGTTCGTGATCGATCAGGATGGAAAAATCGTGCACAAAGACACCTCCGTCAAAGCACCCAAAGACAGCAAGACGGTGATGGAAGTTGTCGCGAAGCTGCAAAAACCGTAG
- a CDS encoding FHA domain-containing protein, translated as MQAKLIPKPSGDPIIIADDLTLVGRHREYCDVVIDSGSISKLHCVIVKTDGLLFVRDLGSTNGTKVNGQRITRGALLPGDELAFAKEKFEVFLGPDVEEASNPDETEVVTEFSIPAVMRPKRGDDEIEFLPDDSAQ; from the coding sequence ATGCAGGCTAAGTTGATCCCTAAACCGAGCGGGGATCCCATTATCATCGCCGACGACTTAACGCTTGTGGGGCGGCACCGCGAGTATTGCGATGTCGTGATCGACAGCGGCAGCATCTCAAAACTCCATTGCGTGATCGTCAAAACCGACGGATTGTTGTTTGTTCGCGATCTGGGAAGCACCAACGGCACCAAGGTGAACGGTCAACGCATTACCCGTGGCGCTCTGCTACCGGGGGACGAACTGGCCTTCGCCAAGGAAAAATTCGAGGTCTTTTTAGGCCCCGATGTCGAGGAAGCGAGCAATCCCGACGAGACGGAAGTGGTGACGGAATTCAGCATTCCCGCCGTCATGCGTCCCAAACGGGGCGACGACGAGATCGAATTCCTCCCCGACGATTCTGCTCAGTAA
- the xerC gene encoding tyrosine recombinase XerC, whose product MHTAIADFLRYLRIERNASELTIKSYKEDLDSLLEALDERLGGVPEAVDQINISTLRAYIAYLHDCEYARTTIARRLACLRSFFRYCHREKLVESNPAKALRTPRAGKRLPHFLSTEQLATLLETPLANTWDGLRDRAILETLYSAGLRVAELVAVDIEDWDRDADVLRVIGKGRKERYAPIGSYAAEALIRWLECRATRPNIKPEARFAVFLNKNGGRLTTRSIGRMLDKHLKTAGLDRITSPHTLRHSFATHLLDGGADLRSVQELLGHKSLTTTQIYTHVSTKRLREAYQLAHPHAAKKA is encoded by the coding sequence ATGCACACCGCCATCGCTGACTTCCTGCGTTATCTTCGTATCGAGCGTAATGCTTCGGAGCTGACGATCAAATCTTATAAGGAAGATCTCGATAGTCTGCTTGAGGCGCTTGATGAACGACTGGGTGGGGTTCCTGAGGCGGTCGATCAAATCAATATCAGTACGCTGCGGGCTTACATCGCTTATCTGCATGATTGCGAATATGCCCGCACGACGATTGCCCGGCGGTTGGCTTGTTTGCGAAGTTTTTTCCGCTACTGCCATCGCGAAAAACTGGTCGAGTCCAACCCTGCCAAAGCGCTACGCACACCGCGAGCAGGAAAACGGCTGCCGCACTTCCTGTCGACCGAGCAATTGGCGACGCTGCTGGAAACCCCGTTGGCCAACACGTGGGACGGACTTCGCGATCGGGCGATTCTAGAAACGCTCTACTCTGCCGGCTTGCGGGTCGCCGAATTGGTGGCGGTCGACATTGAGGATTGGGATCGCGACGCGGATGTGCTGCGTGTGATCGGCAAAGGTCGCAAGGAACGCTATGCCCCGATTGGGTCGTATGCCGCTGAGGCTTTGATCCGTTGGTTGGAGTGCCGGGCGACGCGTCCGAATATCAAACCAGAAGCCCGTTTTGCTGTGTTTCTCAACAAAAACGGCGGGCGGCTCACGACGCGGAGCATCGGCCGCATGCTCGACAAACATCTCAAGACCGCCGGCTTGGACCGCATCACCAGTCCGCACACCCTGCGGCACAGCTTTGCCACACATCTATTGGATGGCGGGGCCGATTTGCGGAGCGTCCAAGAACTGTTGGGCCATAAGAGCTTGACCACCACCCAGATCTATACGCACGTCAGCACCAAACGGCTGCGTGAAGCGTATCAACTGGCGCATCCTCATGCGGCTAAGAAGGCTTGA
- a CDS encoding ATP-binding protein, with product MVSTNTLANNDAQQYARPVLNQAVRLSWELSDPNQLAGVQDVVASAMEKLNYYPRDQYAVQMGLQETVFNAFEHGNSMCPTKKVYVTATICDNKCWFQIEDEGAGFDVENVPDPTLPENLTRLDGRGIYMMKAFLDSVEYQSPGNVVTISKQRTIEN from the coding sequence ATGGTTTCTACAAACACACTCGCAAACAACGACGCCCAGCAATACGCACGACCGGTGTTGAATCAGGCAGTGCGGCTATCGTGGGAACTCAGCGACCCGAATCAACTAGCCGGTGTTCAGGATGTCGTTGCTTCGGCGATGGAAAAACTGAACTATTATCCACGCGATCAATATGCCGTACAAATGGGACTGCAGGAAACCGTGTTCAATGCGTTTGAACATGGCAACTCGATGTGCCCGACGAAAAAAGTGTACGTGACAGCCACGATCTGCGATAACAAATGCTGGTTTCAGATTGAGGACGAAGGCGCCGGTTTCGATGTCGAGAACGTCCCCGATCCCACGCTGCCGGAAAACCTCACACGGCTTGACGGTCGCGGCATCTACATGATGAAGGCCTTTCTAGATTCGGTGGAATATCAATCCCCGGGCAATGTCGTCACCATCAGCAAGCAACGGACCATCGAAAATTGA
- a CDS encoding sigma-70 family RNA polymerase sigma factor — translation MNSRSDQTTELLQMAAAGDENAADQLMPLVYDDFRRLANSYLQQESPGHTLRPTALVNEAYLKLVNQTKVDWKSRTHFFAVGAQAMRRILVDHARSKKRVKRGGGARRISLDEELTVSPQRNEDVLDLDEALKKMAEEHPRAAEIVELRFFGGLSVGEAAEVVGVSERTARNDWTFARAWLRRELAL, via the coding sequence ATGAATTCGCGATCAGACCAGACAACAGAGCTCCTGCAAATGGCGGCCGCCGGCGATGAAAACGCGGCGGACCAACTGATGCCGCTGGTCTACGACGACTTCCGGCGTCTGGCCAACAGCTATTTGCAACAAGAGTCGCCGGGGCATACCTTGCGGCCAACGGCACTGGTGAATGAGGCCTATTTGAAATTGGTCAACCAGACCAAAGTCGATTGGAAAAGCCGCACGCATTTCTTTGCCGTTGGCGCTCAAGCCATGCGACGCATTCTGGTGGATCATGCACGGAGCAAGAAACGCGTCAAACGGGGGGGCGGTGCACGACGCATCTCTTTGGATGAGGAACTGACGGTTTCGCCGCAGCGCAATGAAGATGTGTTGGACTTGGATGAGGCTCTGAAGAAAATGGCGGAGGAGCATCCGCGGGCAGCTGAGATCGTTGAGTTGCGGTTCTTCGGCGGCCTGAGCGTGGGTGAAGCGGCCGAAGTCGTCGGCGTCTCCGAACGGACGGCGAGAAACGATTGGACGTTTGCCCGCGCCTGGTTGCGACGCGAACTGGCCTTGTAG